The Bicyclus anynana chromosome 3, ilBicAnyn1.1, whole genome shotgun sequence genome has a window encoding:
- the LOC112053352 gene encoding sodium leak channel NALCN isoform X2: MKNITMLGRKQSLKGEPVLADYGPEESLNESADIEWVNKLWVRRILRFCALLSLMSVSLNTPKSFEKYSYLQTITFAVDCCVTLLFTAEMIAKMHIRGILKYTKYTKVLNYKIVIACQGDVAYLKDHWCQFDASMVFFLWVSVLLQMFELTGIVPRYSYLSILRAPRPLIMIRFLRVFLKFSMPKSRINQIFKRSSQQIYNVTLFFLFFMSLYSLLGVQFFGELTHHCVRNNTNPNEITINSLAIPDTFCSPEPNSGYQCPPGMKCMKLNLSKYIMGFNGFEEFATSLFTVYQASSQEGWVFIMYRAIDSLPAWRSALYFSTMIFFLAWLVKNVFIAVITETFNEIRVQFQQMWGVRNPITKGSTTQFFTGDDNGWKLVTIDENKHSGSAPNAFHKTLRSAYFRLLVMGVVLANGIITATMNFKHDDNPREFFYEKYYYIEIAFTIFFDLEALIKIWCLGWKGYFKHSVHKFELLLAIGTTIHIIPQLYMSGFTYFQVLRVVRLIKASPLLEGFVYKIFGPGKKLGSLIIFTMCLLIISSSISMQMFCFLCEFTKFETFPEAFMSMFQILTQEAWVEVMDETMVRTSQTLTPLVAIYFILYHLFVTLIVLSLFVAVILDNLELDEDIKKLKQLRYRQQSAEIKESLPFRLRIFEKFPDSPQMTKLHKVPGDFNLPKVRESFMRQFVCEVDGDEEVSAAGVAGAGAGARAPAGDLSRRAFEYIGVDKIAFPYRKRCLVKTLTVAPPSQRPSSQLRRHVVASIINDSNNHRRLVLGDSAMLATGGKSGLKSQGTVSSAKQLRVDQKKFGSRSIRRSVRSGSIKLKQTYEHLLENGDIGAASRVVPSSRARPPYLDIRLLQAKRQQAEMRRNQREEDLRENHPLFDTPLLIVPRESRFRKICRAIVDARYDARLRDPVTGNERKVHYKSFHNFLGLVTYLDWVMIMVTTLSCLSMMFETPTYRVMENFVLQIAEYGFVVFMSLELALKILADGLFFTPKAYLKDAAAVLDVFIYIVSLTFLCWMPVRVPPGSAAQMLMILRCVRPLRIFTLVPHMRKVVYELCRGFKEILLVSTLLILLMFVFASYGVQLYGGRLARCNDPTITRREDCVGVFMRRVFVTKMKLRPGPNETFPSMLVPRVWANPKRFNFDNIGDALLTLFEVLSFKGWLDVRDVLIKALGPVHAIYIHVYIFLGCMIGLTLFVGVVIANYSENKGTALLTVDQRRWCDLKKRLKIAQPLHLPPRPDGRKVRAFAYDVTQNLSFKRVIAIVVLINSGLLAVTWSRHSPNTSKLALTSALLTLVFVVEVLLKTVAFTPRGYWQSRRNRYDLLVTVAGCIWIFMHFTLQNDLSYFVGFMVVILRFFTITGKHTTLKMLMLTVGVSVCKSFFIIFGMFLLVFFYALAGTIVFGNVKYGEGIGRRANFNSPIHSVAMLFRIVTGEDWNKIMHDCMVAPPYCTPADNYWETDCGNFTASLAYFCTFYVIITYIVLNLLVAIIMENFSLFYSNEEDALLSYADIRNFQNTWNIVDVHQKGVIPVRKVKFILRLLKGRLECDTHKERLLFKYMCYELERLHNGEDVTFHDVINMLSYRTVDIRKSLQMEELLAREEFEFLIEEEVAKQTIRTWLEGCLKKIRANSSKQQTSLIAGLRKTNEQPVEFNSEKEKEKQVAEAQQATANTGRTEITESTSQPIMSIVTSSLDTQPKRSSGKSQFKRSGLPSVTIPRPESPVKKYLQPTLSDPHPALNKKPTTPAAAAGGAAKSNSRTHAQHNTSAPHAALHDVHSWWGARLVETVH; encoded by the exons ATGAAAAACATCACAATGCTAGGACGAAAGCAAAGCCTTAAAGGCGAGCCTGTTTTAGCAGATTATGGCCCAGAAGAATCTCTAAATGAAAGTGCCGATATAGAATGGGTAAATAAG CTGTGGGTCAGAAGAATTTTACGTTTTTGTGCTCTTCTTAGTTTGATGTCAGTTTCCTTAAATACACCAAAATCATTTGAGAAATATTCATACCTCCAGACCATCACATTCGCTGTGGACTGTTGTGTCACCCTGTTGTTCACAGCAGAAATGATAGCTAAAATGCACATACGAGGAATACTCaag tacacaaaatatacaaaagtgcttaattataaaattgtaattgctTGTCAGGGAGATGTTGCATACTTGAAAGATCACTGGTGCCAATTTGATGCTTCCATGGTATTTTTTCTTTGGGTATCAGTTTTACTCCAAATGTTTGAGCTGACTGGAATTGTGCCAAGATACAGTTACTTAAGTATATTAAGAGCACCAAGGCCCCTTATTATGATACGATTTTTGAGAGTCTTTTTGAAATTCTCCATGCCAAAATCTAGaataaatcaaatattcaa GAGATCAAGCCAACAAATCTACAATGTGACATTATTTTTTCTCTTCTTCATGTCATTGTACAGCTTGCTGGGCGTTCAATTTTTTGGAGAGCTAACACATCATTGTGTTAGAAATAACACCAATCCAAA TGAAATCACTATCAACTCATTAGCCATACCTGATACATTCTGTTCACCGGAACCTAATTCAGGTTACCAATGCCCACCAGGAATGAAGTGTATGAAGCTCAATTTGTCCAAGTACATAATGGGGTTCAATGGATTTGAGGAATTTG CTACAAGTTTATTCACTGTTTACCAAGCTTCTTCTCAGGAAGGCTGGGTTTTTATAATGTACAGAGCTATTGATTCATTGCCTGCTTGGAGATCTGCGCTTTattttag tacAATGATTTTCTTTCTGGCATGGCTAGTGAAAAATGTTTTCATAGCTGTTATCACTGAAACATTCAATGAAATAAGAGTGCAATTCCAACAAATGTGGGGTGTTAGGAATCCTATAACAAAAGGCAGCACTACACAGTTCTTCACTGGTGATGACAATGGATGGAAATTGGTTACAATTGATGAGAACAAACATTCTG GAAGTGCACCCAATGCTTTCCATAAAACGTTGCGCTCAGCATACTTTCGACTTCTTGTCATGGGCGTTGTTTTGGCAAATGGAATCATAACTGCCACAATGAATTTCAAGCATGACGATAATCCAAGAGAGTTCTTCTACGAAAAATACTACTATATTGAg ATTGCATTtactatcttttttgacttggaagctttaataaaaatatggtgcCTCGGGTGGAAGGGATATTTTAAGCATTCAGTTCACAAATTTGAATTACTACTGGCTATTGGCACTACGATACATATTATTCCGCAACTATACATGTCCGGCTTTACTTATTTTCAG GTTTTGCGTGTAGTTCGACTAATAAAAGCATCACCCTTGCTCGAAGGATTCGTCTACAAAATCTTTGGCCCAGGGAAGAAATTGGGGAGCCTCATTATATTCACAATGTGCTTGCTTATAATAAGTTCGTCTATTTCCATGCAAATGTTCTGTTTCCTATGCGAATTTACGAAGTTTGAAACATTTCCTgag GCTTTCATGTCTATGTTCCAAATATTGACACAAGAAGCATGGGTGGAGGTGATGGACGAAACAATGGTGCGGACAAGCCAAACCTTGACGCCTCTAGTCGCCATATACTTCATACTTTATCACCTGTTTGTTACTCTG ATTGTGTTGTCGCTATTCGTCGCCGTTATCTTGGATAATTTAGAACTGGATGAAGACATAAAAAAGCTTAAGCAGCTGAGATACAGACAACAGAGCGCTGAAATAAAGGAGAGCTTGCCATTCCGACTGAGAATATTCGAAAAGTTTCCTGATAGCCCACAGATGACCAAGCTCCATAAAGTTCCGGGTGATTTTAATTTACcaaag GTGCGCGAGTCGTTCATGCGGCAGTTCGTGTGCGAGGTGGACGGCGACGAGGAGGTGAGCGCGGCGGGCGTGGCGGGTGCGGgggcgggcgcgcgcgcgccggcgGGCGACCTCTCGCGGCGCGCCTTCGAGTACATCGGCGTGGACAAGATCGCCTTCCCGTACCGCAAGCGCTGCCTCGTCAAGACGCTGACAGTGGCGCCGCCGTCGCAGCGGCCCAGCTCCCAGCTGCGCAGACACGTCGTCGCTTCTATTATCAA TGATTCGAACAACCATCGTCGGCTAGTCCTCGGAGATTCAGCCATGTTGGCAACGGGCGGCAAATCCGGTTTAAAGTCTCAAGGAACTGTGTCCAGCGCGAAACAGTTGCGAGTCGATCAGAAAAA ATTCGGTTCGAGATCCATTCGTCGATCGGTTCGCAGTGGGTCGATCAAGCTGAAGCAAACTTACGAACACCTGCTCGAGAACGGCGACATCGGCGCCGCGTCGCGCGTCGTGCCCTCGTCGCGCGCGCGTCCTCCCTACCTCGACATTCGGCTGCTGCAGGCTAAGAGACAACAGGCCGAGATGAGACG GAATCAACGGGAAGAAGACTTGCGTGAAAACCATCCGCTATTCGACACTCCACTTCTCATAGTTCCGAGGGAGTCGCGCTTCCGCAAAATATGCCGCGCGATAGTGGACGCCAGATATGACGCGCGCTTGAGGGACCCTGTAACGGGAAATGAGAGAAAAGTGCACTACAAAAGTTTCCa CAACTTCCTTGGGCTTGTCACTTACTTAGACTGGGTAATGATCATGGTAACGACGCTGTCTTGTCTATCGATGATGTTTGAAACACCCACATATCGAGTTATGGAAAATTTTGTACTACAG attGCGGAATATGGATTTGTTGTATTCATGAGTCTGGAGTTAGCCCTGAAGATATTGGCCGATGGATTATTCTTCACGCCAAAAGCGTACCTCAAAGACGCAGCCGCTGTGTTGGATGTTTTCATTTATATc GTGTCGCTAACGTTCCTTTGCTGGATGCCGGTGCGCGTGCCGCCCGGATCAGCGGCGCAGATGCTGATGATCCTGCGCTGCGTGCGCCCGCTGCGCATCTTCACTCTCGTGCCGCACATGCGCAAGGTCGTGTACGAGCTCTGCCGCGGCTTCAAGGAGATACTGCTG GTATCAACTCTTTTGATTTTGCTGATGTTTGTGTTCGCAAGCTACGGCGTTCAGTTATACGGTGGAAG GCTCGCTCGCTGCAACGACCCCACTATAACGCGGCGCGAGGACTGCGTAGGCGTCTTCATGCGGCGCGTGTTCGTCACCAAGATGAAGCTGCGGCCCGGACCCAACGAGACCTTCCCCTCCATGCTGGTGCCTAGAGTCTG GGCGAATCCAAAACGTTTCAACTTCGATAACATTGGCGACGCACTTCTGACTCTGTTCGAAGTTCTATCGTTCAAGGGATGGCTGGACGTTCGCGATGTATTGATCAAAGCTTTGGGCCcc GTGCACGCTATATACATACACGTATACATCTTCCTGGGTTGTATGATTGGACTCACGCTGTTCGTTGGCGTGGTCATTGCCAACTATTCGGAAAATAAAGGAACTGCATTGCTAACTGTTGATCAGAGGAGATG GTGTGACTTAAAGAAAAGGTTGAAAATCGCTCAGCCGCTACACCTCCCTCCTCGCCCCGATGGCAGAAAAGTGCGTGCATTCGCTTATGACGTCACCCAGAACTTATCCTTCAAACGAGTGATCGCTATCGTCGTGCTTATTAACAGTGGGCTACTGGCTGTTACG TGGTCTCGCCACTCCCCGAATACGTCGAAGCTGGCGCTGACGTCGGCGCTGCTGACGCTGGTGTTCGTGGTGGAGGTGCTGCTGAAGACGGTCGCGTTCACGCCGCGCGGCTACTGGCAGAGCCGCCGCAACCGGTACGATCTGCTCGTCACCGTCGCCGGCTGCATCTGGATATTCATGCACTTCACTCTGCAG AACGATCTTTCGTACTTTGTGGGATTTATGGTGGTGATCCTGCGGTTCTTCACCATTACGGGCAAGCACACCACCCTGAAGATGCTGATGCTGACAGTGGGTGTGAGCGTCTGCAAGAGCTTCTTCATCATATTCGGCATGTTCTTGCTGGTCTTCTTCTACGCACTCGCTGGCACTATAGTGTTTGGAAACGTTAAATACGGGGAAGGTATTGGCAG GCGTGCGAACTTCAACTCACCAATCCACAGCGTGGCGATGCTGTTCCGTATAGTGACAGGGGAGGACTGGAACAAGATCATGCACGACTGCATGGTGGCGCCGCCATACTGCACGCCCGCCGACAACTACTGGGAGACCGACTGCGGCAACTTCACCGCCTCGCTGGCCTACTTCTGCACCTTCTAcgtcatcatcacttacatcgTGCTCAACTTGCTTGTGG ctATCATAATGGAAAACTTTTCGTTGTTCTACTCAAACGAAGAGGATGCTCTTTTGTCGTACGCCGACATAAGGAACTTCCAGAACACTTGGAACATTGTGGACGTGCACCAAAAAGGAGTGATACCGGTGCGAAAG GTAAAATTTATACTACGTCTGTTGAAAGGGCGCCTGGAATGCGACACGCACAAAGAACGCCTGCTATTCAAGTACATGTGCTACGAACTGGAAAGACTACACAACGGCGAAGATGTGACGTTCCACGATGTTATCAA catGCTGTCGTATCGCACGGTCGACATCCGCAAGTCGCTGCAGATGGAGGAGCTGCTGGCGCGCGAGGAGTTCGAGTTCCTCATAGAGGAGGAGGTGGCCAAGCAGACCATTCGCACGTGGCTCGAGGGCTGTCTCAAGAAGATCCGCGCCAACAGCAGT AAACAACAAACGAGTTTAATAGCGGGTCTAAGGAAAACAAACGAGCAACCGGTGGAGTTCAACAGCGAGAAGGAAAAGGAGAAGCAAGTAGCTGAGGCACag CAAGCTACCGCTAATACGGGACGCACTGAAATCACGGAGTCTACGTCTCAGCCAATTATGTCGA TTGTGACATCATCTCTGGACACGCAACCGAAGCGCTCTTCTGGTAAAAGTCAATTTAAACGATCTGGACTTCCTTCTGTTACTATACCCAG ACCCGAGAGTCCAGTCAAGAAATATTTACAGCCAACATTGAGTGACCCACATCCAGCTCTCAATAAAAAACCAACGACAC CGGCGGctgcggcgggcggcgcggcgaaGAGCAACAGCCGCACGCACGCGCAGCACAACACGAGCGCGCCGCACGCCGCGCTGCACGACGTGCACTCGTGGTGGGGCGCGCGCCTCGTCGAGACCGTGCACTAG
- the LOC112053352 gene encoding sodium leak channel NALCN isoform X1, giving the protein MKNITMLGRKQSLKGEPVLADYGPEESLNESADIEWVNKLWVRRILRFCALLSLMSVSLNTPKSFEKYSYLQTITFAVDCCVTLLFTAEMIAKMHIRGILKYTKYTKVLNYKIVIACQGDVAYLKDHWCQFDASMVFFLWVSVLLQMFELTGIVPRYSYLSILRAPRPLIMIRFLRVFLKFSMPKSRINQIFKRSSQQIYNVTLFFLFFMSLYSLLGVQFFGELTHHCVRNNTNPNEITINSLAIPDTFCSPEPNSGYQCPPGMKCMKLNLSKYIMGFNGFEEFATSLFTVYQASSQEGWVFIMYRAIDSLPAWRSALYFSTMIFFLAWLVKNVFIAVITETFNEIRVQFQQMWGVRNPITKGSTTQFFTGDDNGWKLVTIDENKHSGSAPNAFHKTLRSAYFRLLVMGVVLANGIITATMNFKHDDNPREFFYEKYYYIEIAFTIFFDLEALIKIWCLGWKGYFKHSVHKFELLLAIGTTIHIIPQLYMSGFTYFQVLRVVRLIKASPLLEGFVYKIFGPGKKLGSLIIFTMCLLIISSSISMQMFCFLCEFTKFETFPEAFMSMFQILTQEAWVEVMDETMVRTSQTLTPLVAIYFILYHLFVTLIVLSLFVAVILDNLELDEDIKKLKQLRYRQQSAEIKESLPFRLRIFEKFPDSPQMTKLHKVPGDFNLPKVRESFMRQFVCEVDGDEEVSAAGVAGAGAGARAPAGDLSRRAFEYIGVDKIAFPYRKRCLVKTLTVAPPSQRPSSQLRRHVVASIINDSNNHRRLVLGDSAMLATGGKSGLKSQGTVSSAKQLRVDQKKFGSRSIRRSVRSGSIKLKQTYEHLLENGDIGAASRVVPSSRARPPYLDIRLLQAKRQQAEMRRNQREEDLRENHPLFDTPLLIVPRESRFRKICRAIVDARYDARLRDPVTGNERKVHYKSFHNFLGLVTYLDWVMIMVTTLSCLSMMFETPTYRVMENFVLQIAEYGFVVFMSLELALKILADGLFFTPKAYLKDAAAVLDVFIYIVSLTFLCWMPVRVPPGSAAQMLMILRCVRPLRIFTLVPHMRKVVYELCRGFKEILLVSTLLILLMFVFASYGVQLYGGRLARCNDPTITRREDCVGVFMRRVFVTKMKLRPGPNETFPSMLVPRVWANPKRFNFDNIGDALLTLFEVLSFKGWLDVRDVLIKALGPVHAIYIHVYIFLGCMIGLTLFVGVVIANYSENKGTALLTVDQRRWCDLKKRLKIAQPLHLPPRPDGRKVRAFAYDVTQNLSFKRVIAIVVLINSGLLAVTWSRHSPNTSKLALTSALLTLVFVVEVLLKTVAFTPRGYWQSRRNRYDLLVTVAGCIWIFMHFTLQNDLSYFVGFMVVILRFFTITGKHTTLKMLMLTVGVSVCKSFFIIFGMFLLVFFYALAGTIVFGNVKYGEGIGRRANFNSPIHSVAMLFRIVTGEDWNKIMHDCMVAPPYCTPADNYWETDCGNFTASLAYFCTFYVIITYIVLNLLVAIIMENFSLFYSNEEDALLSYADIRNFQNTWNIVDVHQKGVIPVRKVKFILRLLKGRLECDTHKERLLFKYMCYELERLHNGEDVTFHDVINMLSYRTVDIRKSLQMEELLAREEFEFLIEEEVAKQTIRTWLEGCLKKIRANSSKQQTSLIAGLRKTNEQPVEFNSEKEKEKQVAEAQQATANTGRTEITESTSQPIMSIVTSSLDTQPKRSSGKSQFKRSGLPSVTIPRPESPVKKYLQPTLSDPHPALNKKPTTPAAAAAGGAAKSNSRTHAQHNTSAPHAALHDVHSWWGARLVETVH; this is encoded by the exons ATGAAAAACATCACAATGCTAGGACGAAAGCAAAGCCTTAAAGGCGAGCCTGTTTTAGCAGATTATGGCCCAGAAGAATCTCTAAATGAAAGTGCCGATATAGAATGGGTAAATAAG CTGTGGGTCAGAAGAATTTTACGTTTTTGTGCTCTTCTTAGTTTGATGTCAGTTTCCTTAAATACACCAAAATCATTTGAGAAATATTCATACCTCCAGACCATCACATTCGCTGTGGACTGTTGTGTCACCCTGTTGTTCACAGCAGAAATGATAGCTAAAATGCACATACGAGGAATACTCaag tacacaaaatatacaaaagtgcttaattataaaattgtaattgctTGTCAGGGAGATGTTGCATACTTGAAAGATCACTGGTGCCAATTTGATGCTTCCATGGTATTTTTTCTTTGGGTATCAGTTTTACTCCAAATGTTTGAGCTGACTGGAATTGTGCCAAGATACAGTTACTTAAGTATATTAAGAGCACCAAGGCCCCTTATTATGATACGATTTTTGAGAGTCTTTTTGAAATTCTCCATGCCAAAATCTAGaataaatcaaatattcaa GAGATCAAGCCAACAAATCTACAATGTGACATTATTTTTTCTCTTCTTCATGTCATTGTACAGCTTGCTGGGCGTTCAATTTTTTGGAGAGCTAACACATCATTGTGTTAGAAATAACACCAATCCAAA TGAAATCACTATCAACTCATTAGCCATACCTGATACATTCTGTTCACCGGAACCTAATTCAGGTTACCAATGCCCACCAGGAATGAAGTGTATGAAGCTCAATTTGTCCAAGTACATAATGGGGTTCAATGGATTTGAGGAATTTG CTACAAGTTTATTCACTGTTTACCAAGCTTCTTCTCAGGAAGGCTGGGTTTTTATAATGTACAGAGCTATTGATTCATTGCCTGCTTGGAGATCTGCGCTTTattttag tacAATGATTTTCTTTCTGGCATGGCTAGTGAAAAATGTTTTCATAGCTGTTATCACTGAAACATTCAATGAAATAAGAGTGCAATTCCAACAAATGTGGGGTGTTAGGAATCCTATAACAAAAGGCAGCACTACACAGTTCTTCACTGGTGATGACAATGGATGGAAATTGGTTACAATTGATGAGAACAAACATTCTG GAAGTGCACCCAATGCTTTCCATAAAACGTTGCGCTCAGCATACTTTCGACTTCTTGTCATGGGCGTTGTTTTGGCAAATGGAATCATAACTGCCACAATGAATTTCAAGCATGACGATAATCCAAGAGAGTTCTTCTACGAAAAATACTACTATATTGAg ATTGCATTtactatcttttttgacttggaagctttaataaaaatatggtgcCTCGGGTGGAAGGGATATTTTAAGCATTCAGTTCACAAATTTGAATTACTACTGGCTATTGGCACTACGATACATATTATTCCGCAACTATACATGTCCGGCTTTACTTATTTTCAG GTTTTGCGTGTAGTTCGACTAATAAAAGCATCACCCTTGCTCGAAGGATTCGTCTACAAAATCTTTGGCCCAGGGAAGAAATTGGGGAGCCTCATTATATTCACAATGTGCTTGCTTATAATAAGTTCGTCTATTTCCATGCAAATGTTCTGTTTCCTATGCGAATTTACGAAGTTTGAAACATTTCCTgag GCTTTCATGTCTATGTTCCAAATATTGACACAAGAAGCATGGGTGGAGGTGATGGACGAAACAATGGTGCGGACAAGCCAAACCTTGACGCCTCTAGTCGCCATATACTTCATACTTTATCACCTGTTTGTTACTCTG ATTGTGTTGTCGCTATTCGTCGCCGTTATCTTGGATAATTTAGAACTGGATGAAGACATAAAAAAGCTTAAGCAGCTGAGATACAGACAACAGAGCGCTGAAATAAAGGAGAGCTTGCCATTCCGACTGAGAATATTCGAAAAGTTTCCTGATAGCCCACAGATGACCAAGCTCCATAAAGTTCCGGGTGATTTTAATTTACcaaag GTGCGCGAGTCGTTCATGCGGCAGTTCGTGTGCGAGGTGGACGGCGACGAGGAGGTGAGCGCGGCGGGCGTGGCGGGTGCGGgggcgggcgcgcgcgcgccggcgGGCGACCTCTCGCGGCGCGCCTTCGAGTACATCGGCGTGGACAAGATCGCCTTCCCGTACCGCAAGCGCTGCCTCGTCAAGACGCTGACAGTGGCGCCGCCGTCGCAGCGGCCCAGCTCCCAGCTGCGCAGACACGTCGTCGCTTCTATTATCAA TGATTCGAACAACCATCGTCGGCTAGTCCTCGGAGATTCAGCCATGTTGGCAACGGGCGGCAAATCCGGTTTAAAGTCTCAAGGAACTGTGTCCAGCGCGAAACAGTTGCGAGTCGATCAGAAAAA ATTCGGTTCGAGATCCATTCGTCGATCGGTTCGCAGTGGGTCGATCAAGCTGAAGCAAACTTACGAACACCTGCTCGAGAACGGCGACATCGGCGCCGCGTCGCGCGTCGTGCCCTCGTCGCGCGCGCGTCCTCCCTACCTCGACATTCGGCTGCTGCAGGCTAAGAGACAACAGGCCGAGATGAGACG GAATCAACGGGAAGAAGACTTGCGTGAAAACCATCCGCTATTCGACACTCCACTTCTCATAGTTCCGAGGGAGTCGCGCTTCCGCAAAATATGCCGCGCGATAGTGGACGCCAGATATGACGCGCGCTTGAGGGACCCTGTAACGGGAAATGAGAGAAAAGTGCACTACAAAAGTTTCCa CAACTTCCTTGGGCTTGTCACTTACTTAGACTGGGTAATGATCATGGTAACGACGCTGTCTTGTCTATCGATGATGTTTGAAACACCCACATATCGAGTTATGGAAAATTTTGTACTACAG attGCGGAATATGGATTTGTTGTATTCATGAGTCTGGAGTTAGCCCTGAAGATATTGGCCGATGGATTATTCTTCACGCCAAAAGCGTACCTCAAAGACGCAGCCGCTGTGTTGGATGTTTTCATTTATATc GTGTCGCTAACGTTCCTTTGCTGGATGCCGGTGCGCGTGCCGCCCGGATCAGCGGCGCAGATGCTGATGATCCTGCGCTGCGTGCGCCCGCTGCGCATCTTCACTCTCGTGCCGCACATGCGCAAGGTCGTGTACGAGCTCTGCCGCGGCTTCAAGGAGATACTGCTG GTATCAACTCTTTTGATTTTGCTGATGTTTGTGTTCGCAAGCTACGGCGTTCAGTTATACGGTGGAAG GCTCGCTCGCTGCAACGACCCCACTATAACGCGGCGCGAGGACTGCGTAGGCGTCTTCATGCGGCGCGTGTTCGTCACCAAGATGAAGCTGCGGCCCGGACCCAACGAGACCTTCCCCTCCATGCTGGTGCCTAGAGTCTG GGCGAATCCAAAACGTTTCAACTTCGATAACATTGGCGACGCACTTCTGACTCTGTTCGAAGTTCTATCGTTCAAGGGATGGCTGGACGTTCGCGATGTATTGATCAAAGCTTTGGGCCcc GTGCACGCTATATACATACACGTATACATCTTCCTGGGTTGTATGATTGGACTCACGCTGTTCGTTGGCGTGGTCATTGCCAACTATTCGGAAAATAAAGGAACTGCATTGCTAACTGTTGATCAGAGGAGATG GTGTGACTTAAAGAAAAGGTTGAAAATCGCTCAGCCGCTACACCTCCCTCCTCGCCCCGATGGCAGAAAAGTGCGTGCATTCGCTTATGACGTCACCCAGAACTTATCCTTCAAACGAGTGATCGCTATCGTCGTGCTTATTAACAGTGGGCTACTGGCTGTTACG TGGTCTCGCCACTCCCCGAATACGTCGAAGCTGGCGCTGACGTCGGCGCTGCTGACGCTGGTGTTCGTGGTGGAGGTGCTGCTGAAGACGGTCGCGTTCACGCCGCGCGGCTACTGGCAGAGCCGCCGCAACCGGTACGATCTGCTCGTCACCGTCGCCGGCTGCATCTGGATATTCATGCACTTCACTCTGCAG AACGATCTTTCGTACTTTGTGGGATTTATGGTGGTGATCCTGCGGTTCTTCACCATTACGGGCAAGCACACCACCCTGAAGATGCTGATGCTGACAGTGGGTGTGAGCGTCTGCAAGAGCTTCTTCATCATATTCGGCATGTTCTTGCTGGTCTTCTTCTACGCACTCGCTGGCACTATAGTGTTTGGAAACGTTAAATACGGGGAAGGTATTGGCAG GCGTGCGAACTTCAACTCACCAATCCACAGCGTGGCGATGCTGTTCCGTATAGTGACAGGGGAGGACTGGAACAAGATCATGCACGACTGCATGGTGGCGCCGCCATACTGCACGCCCGCCGACAACTACTGGGAGACCGACTGCGGCAACTTCACCGCCTCGCTGGCCTACTTCTGCACCTTCTAcgtcatcatcacttacatcgTGCTCAACTTGCTTGTGG ctATCATAATGGAAAACTTTTCGTTGTTCTACTCAAACGAAGAGGATGCTCTTTTGTCGTACGCCGACATAAGGAACTTCCAGAACACTTGGAACATTGTGGACGTGCACCAAAAAGGAGTGATACCGGTGCGAAAG GTAAAATTTATACTACGTCTGTTGAAAGGGCGCCTGGAATGCGACACGCACAAAGAACGCCTGCTATTCAAGTACATGTGCTACGAACTGGAAAGACTACACAACGGCGAAGATGTGACGTTCCACGATGTTATCAA catGCTGTCGTATCGCACGGTCGACATCCGCAAGTCGCTGCAGATGGAGGAGCTGCTGGCGCGCGAGGAGTTCGAGTTCCTCATAGAGGAGGAGGTGGCCAAGCAGACCATTCGCACGTGGCTCGAGGGCTGTCTCAAGAAGATCCGCGCCAACAGCAGT AAACAACAAACGAGTTTAATAGCGGGTCTAAGGAAAACAAACGAGCAACCGGTGGAGTTCAACAGCGAGAAGGAAAAGGAGAAGCAAGTAGCTGAGGCACag CAAGCTACCGCTAATACGGGACGCACTGAAATCACGGAGTCTACGTCTCAGCCAATTATGTCGA TTGTGACATCATCTCTGGACACGCAACCGAAGCGCTCTTCTGGTAAAAGTCAATTTAAACGATCTGGACTTCCTTCTGTTACTATACCCAG ACCCGAGAGTCCAGTCAAGAAATATTTACAGCCAACATTGAGTGACCCACATCCAGCTCTCAATAAAAAACCAACGACAC CAGCGGCGGctgcggcgggcggcgcggcgaaGAGCAACAGCCGCACGCACGCGCAGCACAACACGAGCGCGCCGCACGCCGCGCTGCACGACGTGCACTCGTGGTGGGGCGCGCGCCTCGTCGAGACCGTGCACTAG